The genomic region ATATGTAGCTTCACTTCGTATGTCTTAGTTTTTATGTAGTGTAATCTTGGAATATACTGGGGCTGATTAACCGCAGGTTTAACAGCTTATAGTTCTTTTTTAATTGTATAAGCCCATGCGTAGCATTTATTTATAAAAACTTTTTTCATCAATAATCTCACTCCTATATAATTCCCAACTATCTTTTAGGACTTAATCGCACCTTTTTACTACACTTAAGTTAAATTAATTTTTCAAAGGAGGAATGAAAATGCCAGATATGAAATTAGCTCCAAATGCTTCAGAAGTTGCTCAAATGTCAGCTTTAAGAATCAAATATGACTGTGGTTTAGGTGACAACGGAAGAACAATAGTTAAAACTAGAAGTTTTTCAAACGTTAAAAACGATGCAAAAGTAGTTGATGTTTACAACGTAGCTGAGATATTAAACGGTCTACAAAAACATGATGTACTATCTGTAGTAAAAATAGACAACACAGAATTAACACCAGCAAATTAAAATTCGCTTCGCTCATGTCGCCAATGACGTTGTCCGTTG from Paraclostridium bifermentans harbors:
- a CDS encoding DUF1659 domain-containing protein; the encoded protein is MPDMKLAPNASEVAQMSALRIKYDCGLGDNGRTIVKTRSFSNVKNDAKVVDVYNVAEILNGLQKHDVLSVVKIDNTELTPAN